A stretch of Schistocerca americana isolate TAMUIC-IGC-003095 chromosome 3, iqSchAmer2.1, whole genome shotgun sequence DNA encodes these proteins:
- the LOC124607099 gene encoding transcription factor RFX3 isoform X2, with protein sequence MYAPVSEPYYNDSTAAVPYNQVAGSVGQGSGNNQLLAQQSSSYLIQESIESDTAHSLITPQHNNTQSINSDSGGVTYLISGNSGMESDGQDAHSHNTRATPATVHWLLDNYETAEGVSLPRSTLYNHYLYHCNERKQDPVNAASFGKLIRSIFLGLRTRRLGTRGNSKYHYYGIRIKPNSILNQLFEDGTSVAVRPQTGSQKRFKFLSGSGQKSTEYEQSSHHTSLGHCQELHKHHEFLGDSTSAIPDFPEIEMSNVVLPEECTLEDVDTLRSIYREHCEAFLDAILNLEFPTIESLWREFWRTQDDNNGDECEEERYLSKTKLFILCKLEPIQQFVRVVDYRFYQNLVYVLIPDVLRPIPSSLTQGIRNFAKSLGTWLTSAMAGCPSDIVQIKMAAANAFAQTLRRYTSLNHLAQAARAVLQNSSQINQMLVDLNRVDFHNVQDQASWVCECDNGVVQRLEADFKMTLQQQNSLEQWAAWLKGVATQVLKPYEGRPNFTKAARQFLLKWSFYSSMVIRDLTLRSAASFGSFHLIRLLYDEYMFFLIEHQVALQTGETPIAVLGEKLHSSSDISGYLQINALNVE encoded by the coding sequence ATGTATGCACCAGTTTCGGAACCATATTATAATGATAGCACAGCTGCTGTTCCATACAATCAGGTAGCTGGCAGTGTTGGACAGGGTTCAGGAAACAATCAGTTGTTAGCTCAGCAAAGTAGCTCATATCTGATACAGGAAAGTATTGAATCAGATACAGCACATTCCTTAATTACACCACAACATAATAATACTCAGTCAATAAATTCTGATTCTGGTGGTGTGACTTACTTGATATCTGGTAACAGTGGTATGGAAAGTGATGGACAAGATGCCCATTCGCATAACACACGAGCTACACCAGCAACTGTACATTGGCTTCTGGATAATTATGAAACTGCAGAGGGAGTAAGTCTGCCTCGTTCAACACTGTATAATCATTATCTTTATCATTGTAATGAGCGCAAACAAGATCCTGTTAATGCTGCTTCATTTGGAAAATTGATACGCTCAATTTTTCTTGGCCTGAGAACGAGACGCCTAGGAACCCGAGGAAATTCCAAGTATCATTATTATGGTATACGTATCAAACCGAACTCTATTTTAAATCAACTGTTTGAGGATGGGACATCAGTTGCTGTTCGACCACAAACAGGATCTCAAAAACGTTTCAAGTTCCTTTCGGGGTCAGGCCAGAAAAGCACAGAGTATGAACAGTCTTCGCATCACACTTCTTTAGGTCACTGCCAGGAACTACACAAGCACCATGAATTTTTAGGTGATAGTACATCTGCAATTCCAGATTTTCCTGAAATAGAAATGTCAAATGTTGTTTTACCTGAGGAATGTACACTTGAAGATGTTGATACGCTTCGCagtatttacagagaacattgtgaAGCCTTTTTAGATGCTATTCTTAACTTGGAATTCCCAACTATTGAAAGTCTTTGGAGGGAATTTTGGAGAACTCAAGATGATAATAATGGGGATGAATGTGAAGAAGAGAGATACTTATCGAAAACAAAGCTGTTCATCTTGTGTAAATTGGAACCTATACAGCAATTTGTCAGAGTTGTAGATTATAGATTTTATCAAAATTTAGTATATGTTCTGATACCAGATGTCCTTCGCCCAATTCCAAGCTCCCTTACCCAAGGCATTCGCAATTTTGCAAAAAGTCTAGGAACTTGGTTGACATCTGCCATGGCTGGATGTCCAAGTGACATAGTTCAAATCAAAATGGCTGCAGCAAATGCATTTGCACAAACTTTACGTCGCTACACATCTTTAAATCATTTGGCACAGGCTGCACGTGCCGTACTTCAGAACTCGTCACAGATAAACCAGATGCTGGTAGACTTAAATCGTGTAGATTTCCACAATGTTCAGGATCAAGCATCATGGGTGTGTGAATGTGATAATGGTGTTGTACAAAGACTGGAAGCAGACTTCAAAATGACATTGCAGCAGCAAAACTCACTTGAACAATGGGCAGCTTGGCTGAAGGGTGTTGCAACTCAGGTGTTAAAACCTTATGAAGGAAgaccaaactttacaaaagcagcAAGACAGTTTCTGCTGAAATGGTCCTTTTATAGTTCAATGGTAATAAGAGATCTGACACTCCGAAGTGCAGCCAGCTTCGGTTCATTTCACCTTATACGTCTGTTGTATGATGAATACATGTTCTTTCTGATTGAACATCAAGTTGCACTGCAGACAGGAGAAACACCAATTGCTGTCCTTGGTGAAAAGCTTCATAGCTCATCTGATATAAGTGGTTATTTACAGATCAATGCACTAAATGTGGAATAG
- the LOC124607099 gene encoding DNA-binding protein RFX2 isoform X1: MATVNPATSASATLSALDIHQARSCGNASAASQQRHSSPPTVVVLSASSQISTPVTAVPSNTLPIASVANSTLKKSGGVEYCLESSDSDVVASDAVQPGVQPDYVQYVESASEQDIYSSTNGQTSYPVYTVEEPEKMYAPVSEPYYNDSTAAVPYNQVAGSVGQGSGNNQLLAQQSSSYLIQESIESDTAHSLITPQHNNTQSINSDSGGVTYLISGNSGMESDGQDAHSHNTRATPATVHWLLDNYETAEGVSLPRSTLYNHYLYHCNERKQDPVNAASFGKLIRSIFLGLRTRRLGTRGNSKYHYYGIRIKPNSILNQLFEDGTSVAVRPQTGSQKRFKFLSGSGQKSTEYEQSSHHTSLGHCQELHKHHEFLGDSTSAIPDFPEIEMSNVVLPEECTLEDVDTLRSIYREHCEAFLDAILNLEFPTIESLWREFWRTQDDNNGDECEEERYLSKTKLFILCKLEPIQQFVRVVDYRFYQNLVYVLIPDVLRPIPSSLTQGIRNFAKSLGTWLTSAMAGCPSDIVQIKMAAANAFAQTLRRYTSLNHLAQAARAVLQNSSQINQMLVDLNRVDFHNVQDQASWVCECDNGVVQRLEADFKMTLQQQNSLEQWAAWLKGVATQVLKPYEGRPNFTKAARQFLLKWSFYSSMVIRDLTLRSAASFGSFHLIRLLYDEYMFFLIEHQVALQTGETPIAVLGEKLHSSSDISGYLQINALNVE; the protein is encoded by the exons ATGGCTACTGTTAACCCGGCAACATCGGCATCGGCTACATTGTCAGCTTTGGACATTCACCAGGCGAGATCTTGTGGAAATGCTAGTGCTGCTTCACAACAGAGACATAGTTCACCACCAACAGTAGTTGTTCTCAGTGCTTCATCGCAAATAAGTACTCCAGTTACAGCTGTGCCAAGTAACACCCTCCCAATCGCGAGTGTCGCCAATTCGACCCTGAAGAAGAGTGGCGGCGTTGAATACTGCCTTGAAAGTTCAG ATTCGGATGTAGTGGCGTCAGACGCAGTACAGCCGGGTGTACAGCCCGACTACGTTCAGTATGTAGAGAGTGCGTCTGAGCAGGACATATATTCTTCAACAAATGGCCAGACGTCCTATCCTGTTTACACTGTTGAAGAGCCTGAAAAGATGTATGCACCAGTTTCGGAACCATATTATAATGATAGCACAGCTGCTGTTCCATACAATCAGGTAGCTGGCAGTGTTGGACAGGGTTCAGGAAACAATCAGTTGTTAGCTCAGCAAAGTAGCTCATATCTGATACAGGAAAGTATTGAATCAGATACAGCACATTCCTTAATTACACCACAACATAATAATACTCAGTCAATAAATTCTGATTCTGGTGGTGTGACTTACTTGATATCTGGTAACAGTGGTATGGAAAGTGATGGACAAGATGCCCATTCGCATAACACACGAGCTACACCAGCAACTGTACATTGGCTTCTGGATAATTATGAAACTGCAGAGGGAGTAAGTCTGCCTCGTTCAACACTGTATAATCATTATCTTTATCATTGTAATGAGCGCAAACAAGATCCTGTTAATGCTGCTTCATTTGGAAAATTGATACGCTCAATTTTTCTTGGCCTGAGAACGAGACGCCTAGGAACCCGAGGAAATTCCAAGTATCATTATTATGGTATACGTATCAAACCGAACTCTATTTTAAATCAACTGTTTGAGGATGGGACATCAGTTGCTGTTCGACCACAAACAGGATCTCAAAAACGTTTCAAGTTCCTTTCGGGGTCAGGCCAGAAAAGCACAGAGTATGAACAGTCTTCGCATCACACTTCTTTAGGTCACTGCCAGGAACTACACAAGCACCATGAATTTTTAGGTGATAGTACATCTGCAATTCCAGATTTTCCTGAAATAGAAATGTCAAATGTTGTTTTACCTGAGGAATGTACACTTGAAGATGTTGATACGCTTCGCagtatttacagagaacattgtgaAGCCTTTTTAGATGCTATTCTTAACTTGGAATTCCCAACTATTGAAAGTCTTTGGAGGGAATTTTGGAGAACTCAAGATGATAATAATGGGGATGAATGTGAAGAAGAGAGATACTTATCGAAAACAAAGCTGTTCATCTTGTGTAAATTGGAACCTATACAGCAATTTGTCAGAGTTGTAGATTATAGATTTTATCAAAATTTAGTATATGTTCTGATACCAGATGTCCTTCGCCCAATTCCAAGCTCCCTTACCCAAGGCATTCGCAATTTTGCAAAAAGTCTAGGAACTTGGTTGACATCTGCCATGGCTGGATGTCCAAGTGACATAGTTCAAATCAAAATGGCTGCAGCAAATGCATTTGCACAAACTTTACGTCGCTACACATCTTTAAATCATTTGGCACAGGCTGCACGTGCCGTACTTCAGAACTCGTCACAGATAAACCAGATGCTGGTAGACTTAAATCGTGTAGATTTCCACAATGTTCAGGATCAAGCATCATGGGTGTGTGAATGTGATAATGGTGTTGTACAAAGACTGGAAGCAGACTTCAAAATGACATTGCAGCAGCAAAACTCACTTGAACAATGGGCAGCTTGGCTGAAGGGTGTTGCAACTCAGGTGTTAAAACCTTATGAAGGAAgaccaaactttacaaaagcagcAAGACAGTTTCTGCTGAAATGGTCCTTTTATAGTTCAATGGTAATAAGAGATCTGACACTCCGAAGTGCAGCCAGCTTCGGTTCATTTCACCTTATACGTCTGTTGTATGATGAATACATGTTCTTTCTGATTGAACATCAAGTTGCACTGCAGACAGGAGAAACACCAATTGCTGTCCTTGGTGAAAAGCTTCATAGCTCATCTGATATAAGTGGTTATTTACAGATCAATGCACTAAATGTGGAATAG